Proteins found in one Eretmochelys imbricata isolate rEreImb1 chromosome 9, rEreImb1.hap1, whole genome shotgun sequence genomic segment:
- the ALG3 gene encoding dol-P-Man:Man(5)GlcNAc(2)-PP-Dol alpha-1,3-mannosyltransferase: MAPAPAPGSGLRRKGAAGPGSLRQSLRRAWQEKHRVLLAPQYTGLVAAWLCLAEVGVTHWVIRRVAYTEIDWKAYMDEVEGVVNGTFDYTQLKGDTGPLVYPAGFVYIFLGLYYITSRGTNIRLAQYLFAALYLVTLLLVFRIYSRTRKVPPYVFFFMCCASYRIHSIYILRLFNDPVAMAILFLAVNLFLEERWSWGCCFFSLAVSVKMNVLLFAPGLLFLLLWRFGPLGTIPKLSICALLQVVLGLPFLLENPVGYMTRSFDLGRQFLFKWTVNWRFLPEEVFQHRAFHLALLAAHLGALGLFALHRWHRSEGSLLSLLKDPAERKSPPQPLTANQVVFVLFTSNFIGICCSRSLHYQFYVWYFHTLPYLLWCTPAGKLSHLLRVLILGLIELSWNTYPSTLCSSAFLHVCHGMILLQLWYGTTAALEPQKTTPSLKKTQ; this comes from the exons ATGGCTCCCGCTCCCGCTCCCGGCTCGGGGCTGCGGCGGAAAGGGGCGGCGGGGCCGGGCTCGCTGCGCCAGAGCCTGCGGCGAGCCTGGCAGGAGAAGCACCGGGTGCTCCTGGCGCCCCAGTACACGGGGCTGGTGGCCGCCTGGCTCTGCCTGGCGGAGGTGGGGGTTACGCACTGGGTCATCCGCAGGGTGGCAT acacagAGATCGACTGGAAAGCCTACATGGATGAGGTGGAGGGAGTCGTTAACGGGACCTTCGATTACACCCAGCTGAAGGGAGATACCGGGCCCCTGGT TTACCCCGCCGGGTTTGTTTACATCTTCCTGGGTCTCTACTACATCACCAGCCGCGGCACCAACATCCGTCTGGCGCAGTATCTCTTCGCCGCGCTCTATCTCGTGACGCTGCTGCTTGTCTTCCGCATCTACAGCCGGACCAGAAAG GTCCCCCCCTATGTTTTCTTCTTCATGTGCTGCGCCTCCTACCGCATCCACTCCATCTACATCCTGCGACTCTTTAACGACCCCGTCGCCATGGCCATCCTCTTCCTCGCAGTCAACCTCTTCCTGGAAGAGCGCTGGTCCTGGGGCTGCTGCTTCTTCAG cctGGCCGTGTCGGTGAAGATGAACGTCCTGCTCTTCGCCCCAGGGCTCCTCTTCCTGCTTCTCTGGCGCTTTGGCCCCCTGGGCACCATCCCCAAGCTCTCCATCTGCGCGCTGCTGCAG GTGGTCCTGGGGCTGCCCTTCCTGCTGGAGAACCCTGTTGGGTACATGACCCGCTCTTTCGACCTGGGCCGCCAGTTCCTTTTCAAGTGGACGGTGAACTGGCGGTTCCTGCCAGAGGAGGTTTTCCAGCATCGGGCCTTCCACCTGGCACTTCTCGCAGCCCACCTGGGCGCCCTGGGACTCTTTGCACTGCATCGGTGGCACAG GTCTGAGGGGAGTCTCTTGTCACTGCTGAAGGATCCAGCAGAGAGGAAGAGTCCGCCCCAGCCCCTGACAGCCAACCA GGTCGTCTTCGTTCTCTTCACCTCCAACTTCATCGGCATTTGCTGCAGCCGGTCCCTGCACTATCAGTTCTACGTGTGGTATTTCCACACCCTGCCCTACCTGCTGTGGTGCACCCCTGCCGGGAAGCTCAGCCACCTGCTGAG GGTGCTAATCCTGGGCCTCATCGAGCTCTCCTGGAACACGTACCCCTCCACACTTTGCAGCTCAGCTTTCCTGCACGTGTGTCACGGGATGATCCTGCTGCAGCTCTGGTACGGCACCACTGCCGCCCTGGAGCCACAGAAAACGACCCCCTCCCTGAAAAAGACACAGTGA
- the VWA5B2 gene encoding von Willebrand factor A domain-containing protein 5B2, protein MPGLYSLATWTALPLKSSCVKACANGYSLGVTAHLTYINSEEDPVEGVFIYPLEESEVVVGFEAVTGSRSITFQIQNRHRAEDCCINCSPSLGQPLLCANGHLILDEDLERSTFILSTGPIGPSEILTVVFTSSQELSTLPDGALHIAFPSILTPLVVAVPENASEPGGLCDDRLALCPTSCFGATGLRSEQSFIVPPESTDIFRGQAYNPFPYEFSFELLVKGPCLLAGLESPSHALRADANPYANSASTICVTLAEGHQCDRSLEIILYPCEPHCPHLVIEEGAMTYQEYEAHIRSRRDYVRIAKKDSDRERQVAFVQKRFHKDIFHNPVLMLNFCPEVGSVPTDLQTVTREILFLIDQSGSMSGPNIIRIKEALLVAVKSLPSGTLLNIAGFGSHIKPLFPASKPCSNENLRLACEYIQKLQADMRGINLLAALTWILGQPLHRGYPRQLFIFTDASVSNAGKIIELIRRQASTVRCFSFGLGSGACRRLLRGLAKVSKGRAEFLSPEERLQPKLIKSLKKAIEPAVSDITIDWYVPDTMEAVLSPNEIAALYPGDRLISYCTLYNISSFRDKKTGRERVCRSLSRGSVGSAFQSQDEAFSPDVAHPYPAGESQDISQALQEISREISLEFSAGAVEESEKSVDPVSDIWKRIYQASYIQEQYVLTHCSISTDRSQGLLSHGSTSSESTGSRDIAPESGSLACTFEANSQQGQKSVSLCDSSTKSAPLPQAGLTAGTKACVVLSSEELARRKKVLARTALSGRSFSSPHGELDAHRLQRALEKVSQKRNQSLEGKLDEIGPELQLLRRSLADSSNLLSPSHLDWDMLVEPPYLFSASPAAERGECEGGACLPLRCQVVIHALSAGKPISWEVTVTLEPLLQARDVKGKEELAQQSCKAWDKLLHHLTASSVIRDHENVAQREAELEHSFSRRFRLKAMQSSKACNTPSIYTCLVPVDSSTQEALPRALEVRNAGGPSSHRRGSQAGSRRQGNYSVGLGRRRDSEELDDAVISAEQDETPASPVSISSAAGAWEKQSCPDGPVASPSATSVGSQKSMENFAGSRFSLSRIRGHGLVLRPQCLTPESKLSKDSAIHDYLPLVRLQQALGTFQLTESFSEVVQIPLDRLRRASPYASHHASLSPGSCTAPWALIAKGSRDGGPKQVASQPSPEGVEPARGSQEGAPEPGLPHSHSTCSEVLSTAIWPQADSGRGSETDACDHSPATSEAVSLQEVGLEAEEGDLESASWATAVALAWLEHRCAGLFVEWELLAAKADAWLRAQQLPEGVDVGSLKGAAHHLFLLLRHWDENIRLNMLCYNPSNM, encoded by the exons GTCACCTAATCCTTGATGAAGATTTAGAGCGTTCTACCTTCATTCTCAGCACGGGCCCCATTGGGCCCTCAGAAATCCTGACTGTAGTCTTCaccagcagccaggagctgtcgACCCTGCCAGACGGTGCGCTCCACATTGCGTTCCCCTCCATCCTCACACCCCTCGTGGTGGCTGTCCCGGAAAATGCGAGTGAGCCGGGAGGCTTGTGTGACGACAGGTTGGCCCTATG TCCCACTAGCTGCTTTGGAGCTACTGGCCTGCGAAGTGAACAGTCATTCATTGTGCCTCCCGAGAGCACAGACATCTTCAGGGGCCAGGCCTACAATCCTTTCCCCTATGAATTCTCCTTTGAGCTGCTGGTCAAGGGGCCCTGCTTGCTGGCAG gcTTGGAGAGCCCATCACATGCCCTACGGGCTGATGCAAATCCCTATGCCAACTCTGCCTCCACCATTTGTGTTACCTTGGCAGAGGGTCACCAATGTGACAGGAGTTTGGAGATTATCTTGTACCCCTGTG AGCCCCATTGCCCTCACCTGGTCATTGAGGAAGGTGCCATGACTTACCAGGAGTATGAGGCACACATCAGGAGTCGTCGGGATTACGTGCGAATCGCCAAGAAGGACAGTGATCGGGAGAGACAG GTGGCCTTCGTTCAGAAGCGATTCCACAAAGACATCTTCCACAACCCGGTCCTGATGCTGAACTTCTGCCCTGAGGTGGGCAGTGTGCCCACTGACCTCCAGACGGTCACCCGGGAAATCCTCTTCCTCATTGACCAGAGCGGCAGCATGAGTGGCCCCAACATCATCAGGATCAAG GAGGCCTTGTTGGTGGCAGTGAAGAGCCTCCCTTCTGGCACCTtgctgaacattgctggatttgGCTCCCACATCAAACCCCTCTTCCCAGCAAGCAAGCCCTGCAGCAAT GAGAACCTCAGACTGGCCTGTGAGTACATACAGAAGCTCCAGGCCGATATGCGTGGGATCAACCTTCTGGCTGCTCTGACCTGGATCCTGGGGCAGCCTCTTCACCGTGGTTACCCGCGCCAGCTCTTCATCTTCACAGATGCCAGTGTCAGCAATGCAGGCAAGATCATTGAGCTGATTCGGAGGCAGGCCAGCACCGTCAG GTGTTTCAGCTTTGGCCTGGGCTCTGGAGCCTGCCGGAGGCTCCTGAGAGGCCTGGCCAAAGTGAGCAAAGGTCGGGCTGAGTTTCTGAGCCCTGAGGAGAGGCTGCAGCCAAAG CTGATAAAGTCTCTGAAGAAGGCAATTGAGCCTGCCGTGAGTGACATCACCATAGATTGGTATGTGCCTGACACCATGGAGGCTGTgctgtcacccaatgaaattgcAGCCTTGTACCCAGGAGACCGGCTCATCAGCTATTGCACCCTCTACAACATCTCCAGCTTCCGGGACAAGAAGACA GGTAGAGAACGGGTGTGCAGAAGCCTTTCGCGGGGCTCTGTGGGGTCAGCCTTCCAGTCCCAGGATGAGGCATTTAGCCCGGACGTGGCTCACCCATATCCAGCTGGCGAGAGCCAGGACATCAGTCAAGCCCTGCAGGAGATTTCCCGTGAGATTTCCCTGGAGTTTTCTGCTGGGGCCGTCGAGGAGTCTGAGAAGA GTGTGGATCCTGTTTCTGACATCTGGAAGAGGATTTACCAGGCCTCCTACATCCAGGAGCAGTATGTGCTCACTCACTGCTCCATCAGCACAGACCGGAGCCAGGGCCTGCTCTCCCATGGCTCCACCAGCAGCGAGTCCACTGGCTCCAGGGACATAGCACCTGAGAGTGGCTCACTGGCCTGCACCTTTGAAGCCAACTCTCAGCAGGGACAGAAGAGCGTTTCTCTGTGCGACTCCTCCACCAAATCTGCTCCACTCCCACAGGCCGGGCTGACTGCTGGCACCAAG GCATGCGTGGTGCTGAGCTCCGAGGAGCTGGCGCGGCGGAAGAAGGTGCTGGCACGAACTGCCTTATCTGGACGCAGCTTTTCGTCCCCGCATGGTGAGCTGGATGCCCATCGGCTGCAGAGAGCCCTGGAGAAGGTGTCCCAGAAGCGGAACCAGTCCCTGGAAGGGAAGCTGGATGAGATtgggccagagctgcagctgctgcgaAGGAGCCTGGCAGATTCCA GTAACTTGCTCTCGCCATCCCATCTGGACTGGGACATGCTGGTGGAGCCCCCGTATCTTTTCAGCGCGTCGCCAGCGGCTGAGCGTGGTGAGTGTGAGGGGGGTGCCTGTCTGCCCCTGCGATGCCAGGTGGTGATCCATGCACTCAGTGCTGGGAAGCCCATCTCCTGGGAAGTGACAGTCACCCTGGAGCCTCTGCTCCAAGCCAGGGACGTCAAGGGCAAGGAGGAGCTGGCACAACAGTCGTGTAAGGCCTGGGACAAACTGCTGCACCATCTGACTGCCAGCTCTGTCATCCGGGACCACGAGAATGTGGCACAGAGGGAAGCTGAGCTGGAGCACA GTTTCTCCCGGAGGTTCCGCCTCAAGGCCATGCAGTCTAGCAAGGCTTGCAACACGCCCTCCATCTACACCTGCCTGGTGCCTGTGGACTCCTCCACCCAGGAGGCCCTGCCCAGGGCCCTTGAGGTTCGCAATGCAG GGGGCCCTTCCAGCCATCGCCGagggtcccaggctgggagccGGCGCCAGGGCAATTACTCAGTGGGCCTGGGACGACGGCGTGACTCAGAGGAGCTGGATGATGCTGTCATCTCTGCAG AGCAAGACGAGACACCCGCATCTCCTGTCAGCATCTCCTCTGCTGCCGGTGCCTGGGAAAAGCAAAGCTGCCCCGATG GTCCTGTGGCCAGTCCCTCTGCCACCTCTGTGGGATCCCAGAAATCCATGGAGAACTTTGCTGGCTCCAG GTTCAGTCTCAGCAGGATCAGGGGGCACGGCCTAGTACTGCGGCCACAGTGCCTGACCCCAGAAAGTAAGCTCTCCAAGGACAGTGCCATCCATGACTACCTCCCACTG gTGCGGCTGCAGCAGGCCCTGGGCACCTTCCAGCTAACAGAAAGCTTCTCCGAAGTGGTGCAGATCCCACTGGACCGTCTGCGCCGTGCCTCGCCATATGCCTCGCACCATGCCAGCCTCAGCCCTGGCTCCTGCACCGCCCCCTGGGCACTCATTGCCAAGGGCAGCCGTGATGGCGGCCCAAAGCAAGTGGCGAGCCAGCCCTCTCCAGAGGGCGTGGAGCCTGCCAGAGGCAGCCAGGAGGGGGCACCAGAACCAGGCTTGCCCCATTCACACAGCACCTGCTCTGAGGTCCTAAGCACTGCCATCTGGCCGCAGGCAGACAGTGGGCGCGGCTCCGAGACCGACGCCTGCGACCACTCGCCCGCCACCTCCGAAGCGGTCAGCCTGCAGGAGGTGGGGCTCGAGGCCGAGGAGGGGGACCTGGAGAGTGCCAGCTGGGCCACGGCTGTGGCACTGGCCTGGCTCGAGCACCGCTGCGCCGGCTTATTTGTggaatgggagctgctggccgCCAAGGCAGACGCCTGGCTCCGGGCGCAGCAGCTGCCGGAGGGAGTGGATGTGGGCTCTCTGAAAGGGGCAGCGCACcacctcttcctgctgctgcGCCACTGGGACGAGAACATCAGGCTGAACATGCTATGCTACAACCCCAGCAACATGTGA